The following are encoded in a window of Methylicorpusculum oleiharenae genomic DNA:
- a CDS encoding IS3 family transposase (programmed frameshift) has product MESPQVTAPEVALEDARRAAENATSGARPDPEVVATAQRRQFTSSDKRRILEAADRCTQLGEIGALLRKERIYSSHLSTWRRQRAADERAALAPQKRGRKADPAQAEDRRVHQLTQENERLRRRLAQANAIIDVQKKPLRLVRSADGRDAERVLLMQALNQLAPEVGLAPACAALNLNRSSVYREDARRRLLVPVPVTRLPRPSAPLAFSTNERQQLLAVLNSERFADCSPYFVYATLLDEGRYIGSVRTLYRALEADGLSAERRRQRMHPVYTKPELLATAPNQVWSWDITKLKGPAKWTCFHLYVILDIFSRYVVGWMVAPRETAELAEQLIAETVAKHNITPHTLTLHADRGSSMRSKPVAALLVDLEVTKTHSRPYVSDDNPYSEAQFKTLKYRPDFPARFGCLEDARSHCQRFFLWYNQSHCHSGIGYMTPDTVHFDQAATVYQARAKTLEIAFLANPKRFKGKCPLPPSLPNAVWINPPINTKGET; this is encoded by the exons ATGGAATCACCACAAGTAACTGCGCCGGAGGTCGCGTTGGAAGACGCCCGTAGGGCGGCTGAAAACGCGACCTCCGGCGCGCGGCCCGACCCAGAGGTGGTTGCCACCGCCCAGCGCCGACAATTTACCAGCAGCGACAAGCGCCGCATCCTGGAGGCCGCTGATCGCTGTACCCAGCTGGGTGAGATTGGCGCTTTATTGCGCAAAGAAAGGATTTACTCCTCCCATCTGTCCACTTGGCGTAGGCAGCGTGCTGCCGATGAGCGCGCCGCGCTGGCGCCGCAAAAACGTGGGCGTAAGGCCGACCCTGCGCAGGCCGAGGATCGTCGTGTGCACCAACTTACCCAGGAAAATGAGCGTCTGCGCCGCAGACTGGCTCAGGCCAATGCCATTATTGATGTCCAAAAAAAAC CTTTGCGTCTTGTTCGGTCTGCCGACGGACGAGACGCCGAGCGAGTCCTGCTGATGCAAGCCCTTAACCAGTTGGCCCCGGAGGTCGGCCTGGCGCCGGCTTGCGCGGCCCTGAATTTGAACCGCAGTTCGGTCTATCGCGAGGATGCCCGCCGGCGCCTCTTGGTACCTGTGCCGGTAACACGGCTGCCTCGTCCGTCTGCCCCGCTGGCTTTCTCGACCAATGAGCGGCAGCAACTGCTGGCGGTGCTTAACAGCGAACGCTTCGCCGACTGCTCGCCGTATTTTGTCTATGCCACCCTGCTGGACGAGGGGCGCTACATCGGCTCGGTGCGCACCTTGTACCGCGCCCTGGAGGCGGACGGCCTGTCGGCGGAGCGCAGGCGCCAACGGATGCACCCGGTTTACACCAAACCGGAACTCCTGGCCACCGCGCCCAATCAAGTCTGGAGCTGGGATATCACGAAACTCAAAGGCCCGGCCAAATGGACCTGTTTCCACCTGTATGTGATCCTGGATATTTTCAGCCGCTATGTGGTCGGTTGGATGGTCGCTCCGCGGGAAACCGCCGAACTGGCCGAGCAGCTCATCGCCGAAACAGTGGCCAAGCACAACATCACGCCGCATACGCTGACGCTGCATGCCGACCGCGGTTCCAGCATGCGCAGCAAGCCGGTGGCCGCCTTGCTGGTTGATCTGGAGGTCACCAAGACCCATAGCCGGCCTTATGTCTCAGATGACAATCCCTATTCCGAGGCCCAGTTCAAAACCCTGAAATATCGGCCTGATTTCCCCGCCCGCTTCGGATGCCTTGAAGATGCCCGCAGCCATTGCCAACGCTTCTTCTTGTGGTACAACCAGTCCCATTGCCACTCGGGCATCGGTTACATGACCCCGGACACCGTCCATTTCGACCAAGCGGCTACGGTATACCAAGCACGCGCAAAAACCCTGGAGATTGCCTTCCTCGCCAATCCAAAGCGATTCAAAGGAAAGTGCCCTTTACCACCCAGCTTGCCTAACGCCGTTTGGATTAATCCGCCTATTAACACAAAGGGAGAAACTTGA
- a CDS encoding BrnT family toxin codes for MNDFEYDDDKSQANLEKHGIGFHAAQELWDDPDLLEFPAKSDNEPRFLVIGRIGAKHWSAVITYRNEKVRLISVRRSRKKEVELYES; via the coding sequence ATGAATGATTTCGAATACGATGACGATAAGAGTCAGGCCAATTTGGAAAAACATGGAATTGGCTTCCATGCGGCCCAAGAACTTTGGGATGACCCTGATCTTCTCGAGTTCCCTGCCAAATCCGACAATGAACCTCGATTTCTTGTCATTGGCCGTATCGGGGCAAAGCACTGGTCGGCCGTTATCACCTACAGAAATGAGAAAGTCCGTCTGATATCTGTCAGGCGATCTCGCAAGAAAGAGGTAGAGTTATATGAAAGCTAA
- a CDS encoding PBPRA1643 family SWIM/SEC-C metal-binding motif protein, translating to MAKLGTEKRPIIVRVHTDDKARYVADTCAKNGWHYIIGFEPDKPEDISDLEKMLNPPKPVMTDKIGRNDSCPCGSGKKYKKCCGASDVLLA from the coding sequence ATGGCTAAATTGGGAACAGAAAAAAGACCGATCATTGTTCGAGTCCACACCGATGATAAGGCAAGATATGTTGCCGATACCTGTGCAAAAAATGGATGGCATTACATTATAGGTTTCGAGCCTGATAAGCCGGAAGATATTTCTGATTTAGAAAAAATGTTGAATCCACCAAAACCAGTGATGACAGATAAAATAGGCAGAAACGACTCTTGTCCATGTGGTAGCGGTAAGAAATACAAAAAATGTTGTGGTGCCAGTGATGTGTTATTAGCGTAA
- a CDS encoding type II toxin-antitoxin system Phd/YefM family antitoxin, with translation MAQFNWPLTRTDSIYSLTDFQRNARTHLDRLKQSGQPEVLTVNSQAEIVVQDATTYQAMIDKLEAIDGIRKGLESMKLGKGRNIKAFFEEFERIHAIER, from the coding sequence TTGGCTCAGTTTAATTGGCCATTAACAAGAACAGACAGTATCTATTCACTGACCGATTTTCAGCGTAACGCGCGCACGCATCTCGACCGACTAAAACAATCTGGCCAACCTGAAGTCCTGACGGTTAATAGCCAAGCAGAAATCGTGGTGCAGGATGCAACCACCTATCAAGCCATGATAGATAAGCTGGAAGCTATTGATGGGATCCGCAAGGGCTTAGAGTCCATGAAACTGGGGAAAGGCCGGAACATCAAGGCATTTTTTGAAGAATTCGAGCGTATACATGCGATTGAACGGTGA
- a CDS encoding heavy metal translocating P-type ATPase, translating into MNTTTIDKPEDNSISLMIEGMTCMSCVGRLENALRKVEGVVHVSVNLATESALVRVSKAIDVGDLVQAVKDIGYFATRRNQRANNKSHRHVGLAVIFSALLSLPLMAPMLFELFGIHFMLPGWLQMVLATPVQFGFGARFYRAGWKALKAGVGNMDLLVALGTSAAYGLSVYQLNTQTSGLTPHLYFEASAVVISLVLAGKWLEAWAKNQTASAIRALQVLQPATARVRRDGIDRELAIADVKLGDWVIVRPGERISVDGTIIEGHSHIDESLITGESVPVPKQPGDKVTGGAINTDGLIIVHTGAVGSETALSRIIRLIENAQSAKAPIQHLVDKVSAWFVPGVLIIALITFIGWWYDSGNIEMAIINAVSVLVIACPCALGLATPTALIAGTGVAAKYGILIKDAEALEIAHSITTVIFDKTGTLTQGKAYLVENIPFNIDRDRLLQLAVSMQNGSGHPLAKAVIDAADALSIDPLPATNSKALPGKGIAANVDGLELRLGNSRLMSELGIELRELAKPAVQFERWGNSISWLAEVGPNNRILGMFAFGDKIKPSARHAVQRLQALGIYTVLLTGDNSGSAVAVGSALGIEHVVAEVLPDEKANQVALLKQANHRVAMVGDGINDAPALATADVGIAMASGTDVAMHTAGITLMNGDPCLVGDAIDISRRTYRKIMQNLFWAFGYNLAALPLAAFGLLNPQLAGAAMAFSSLSVIGNALLLRGWKPAGHI; encoded by the coding sequence ATGAATACGACAACCATTGACAAACCAGAAGACAACTCGATTTCCCTGATGATTGAAGGTATGACCTGTATGTCTTGTGTCGGACGATTGGAAAATGCGCTACGCAAAGTGGAAGGTGTAGTGCATGTGAGCGTGAATTTGGCGACCGAAAGCGCTTTAGTCCGTGTCAGCAAAGCTATCGATGTTGGGGACTTAGTTCAGGCTGTCAAAGACATTGGCTATTTTGCGACCCGGCGAAATCAACGCGCAAATAACAAGTCCCATCGCCATGTCGGACTTGCAGTGATTTTTTCAGCACTGCTATCACTGCCATTGATGGCACCCATGCTATTCGAGTTATTTGGCATCCATTTCATGTTGCCAGGCTGGTTGCAAATGGTTCTGGCGACACCGGTCCAATTTGGCTTTGGCGCCCGTTTTTATCGAGCCGGTTGGAAAGCGTTGAAAGCAGGCGTCGGCAATATGGATTTATTGGTGGCGTTGGGTACCAGCGCCGCCTATGGCTTAAGCGTCTATCAGTTAAACACACAAACTTCCGGGCTGACGCCACATTTATATTTCGAAGCGTCGGCCGTGGTAATCAGTTTGGTATTGGCAGGCAAATGGCTGGAAGCCTGGGCCAAAAACCAAACGGCTTCGGCTATTCGCGCTTTGCAGGTATTGCAACCGGCAACCGCCCGAGTGCGCCGAGACGGCATAGATAGGGAACTAGCCATCGCAGACGTCAAACTTGGCGATTGGGTGATTGTCCGTCCTGGCGAGCGCATTTCGGTGGATGGTACAATCATTGAGGGACACAGCCATATTGATGAGTCGCTGATTACCGGCGAGAGCGTACCAGTGCCGAAACAACCTGGCGATAAGGTTACTGGCGGCGCTATTAATACAGATGGCTTGATAATAGTGCATACCGGTGCCGTAGGTTCGGAAACCGCGCTGTCCCGGATAATTCGGCTGATTGAAAATGCCCAATCCGCCAAAGCACCTATCCAGCATCTGGTCGATAAAGTCAGCGCCTGGTTCGTACCTGGGGTATTGATCATCGCATTAATCACCTTTATCGGCTGGTGGTACGACAGTGGCAATATTGAAATGGCCATTATTAATGCAGTGTCAGTGTTAGTGATTGCCTGTCCATGTGCGCTTGGCTTGGCTACGCCGACTGCACTAATTGCCGGCACGGGGGTGGCTGCCAAATACGGTATTCTGATAAAAGATGCTGAAGCGCTTGAGATTGCCCATAGCATTACGACTGTCATCTTCGACAAAACCGGAACGTTAACGCAAGGAAAAGCCTACTTGGTAGAAAATATTCCCTTTAACATAGATCGTGACAGATTATTGCAGCTCGCTGTTTCAATGCAGAATGGGAGCGGACATCCGCTCGCTAAAGCTGTAATCGATGCAGCTGACGCCTTGTCCATTGATCCGCTGCCGGCAACAAACTCTAAAGCCTTACCCGGAAAAGGTATTGCCGCAAATGTAGATGGCCTCGAGCTGAGATTAGGCAATAGCCGTTTAATGTCTGAACTTGGTATCGAGTTGAGAGAACTAGCTAAGCCTGCCGTTCAATTTGAGAGATGGGGCAATAGTATTTCATGGCTGGCGGAAGTAGGGCCGAATAACAGGATACTGGGCATGTTTGCCTTTGGCGATAAAATCAAGCCAAGCGCGCGTCATGCGGTGCAACGCTTGCAAGCCTTGGGTATTTATACCGTATTGCTGACGGGCGATAATTCCGGCAGTGCTGTAGCGGTGGGTAGTGCTTTAGGCATTGAACACGTGGTTGCTGAGGTATTACCTGATGAAAAAGCCAATCAGGTTGCTTTGTTGAAACAAGCAAATCATCGCGTGGCGATGGTGGGCGACGGCATCAATGATGCCCCGGCACTGGCTACTGCCGATGTTGGCATTGCGATGGCAAGCGGTACCGATGTGGCCATGCACACGGCAGGAATTACGCTTATGAACGGCGATCCGTGCTTGGTTGGCGATGCGATTGATATTTCCCGGAGAACCTACCGAAAAATTATGCAGAACCTGTTCTGGGCGTTCGGTTATAACCTGGCCGCGCTCCCTCTTGCTGCATTTGGCCTACTAAATCCACAGTTAGCGGGTGCGGCAATGGCTTTTAGTTCCCTGAGCGTAATCGGCAACGCCTTACTATTAAGGGGCTGGAAACCTGCTGGTCATATTTGA
- a CDS encoding class I SAM-dependent methyltransferase — MDSYEETKIKTANTYNAAAELFDHPANTFWNRFGNSTVERLQLLPGEYVLDVCSGTGASALPAAIKVGPHGKVVAADLAAKLLAEAKIKAETKNLKNIEFRVGDMLSLDYADASFDAVICVFGIFFVPDMAAAVTELWRKVRPGGRLAITTWGENLFEPANSLFWQAVRDERPDLYKGFNPWDRISTPENLGEMLAEAGIHQVEIVTEHALHPLNTPDDWWMLVLGSGYRGTLDQLDPIQLQRVKQSNLSQLQTKSITGIDANVIYAITNKPLS, encoded by the coding sequence ATGGATAGCTACGAAGAAACCAAGATTAAAACTGCTAATACTTATAATGCCGCAGCCGAATTATTCGATCACCCTGCCAACACATTCTGGAATCGTTTCGGCAACAGTACTGTTGAACGATTGCAACTTCTGCCAGGAGAGTATGTGTTGGATGTGTGTTCTGGGACTGGCGCTTCGGCGTTGCCGGCGGCTATAAAGGTCGGGCCTCACGGGAAAGTGGTTGCCGCCGATCTAGCGGCTAAATTGCTGGCTGAAGCAAAAATTAAAGCTGAAACAAAAAATTTAAAAAATATCGAATTTCGGGTTGGCGACATGCTTTCACTGGATTATGCCGATGCCAGTTTTGATGCGGTAATCTGCGTTTTCGGTATTTTTTTTGTGCCTGATATGGCTGCTGCGGTAACTGAGCTATGGCGAAAAGTACGTCCTGGTGGGCGGTTAGCTATTACAACATGGGGGGAGAATTTATTTGAACCGGCCAATAGTTTATTTTGGCAAGCCGTGCGTGACGAACGTCCTGATTTATACAAAGGCTTTAATCCTTGGGATCGCATTTCCACACCCGAAAATCTGGGCGAGATGCTGGCAGAGGCGGGTATACATCAAGTAGAAATTGTTACCGAACATGCTCTTCACCCGTTAAACACTCCTGATGACTGGTGGATGCTGGTGCTGGGAAGTGGTTATCGGGGTACCTTGGATCAATTAGATCCCATCCAGTTACAGAGGGTAAAGCAATCCAATTTATCGCAACTACAAACTAAATCGATTACTGGTATCGACGCAAATGTGATTTATGCAATTACTAACAAACCGCTGTCTTAA
- the brnA gene encoding type II toxin-antitoxin system BrnA family antitoxin — MKAKDFDKKFDEGKEDIIDDLDLSRGRRVNHIQKRINVDFPSWVVESLDREAARIGVTRQSIIKVWLVERLKAEAANKPQNSDTSNSTH, encoded by the coding sequence ATGAAAGCTAAAGATTTCGATAAAAAATTTGATGAAGGAAAAGAAGATATTATTGACGATCTTGACCTTTCGCGTGGTCGTCGTGTCAACCACATTCAAAAACGTATCAATGTCGATTTCCCATCTTGGGTGGTCGAATCTCTAGATCGTGAAGCCGCTCGCATAGGTGTTACGCGGCAATCAATTATAAAAGTCTGGCTGGTTGAGCGTCTAAAGGCTGAAGCAGCTAACAAGCCGCAGAATAGTGACACCTCAAACAGCACACATTAG
- a CDS encoding DDE-type integrase/transposase/recombinase, which translates to MPVDSLLQLRQRLDCLPPKSPERATQVAAVAELYGISITTVYRALHAFRKPHAAHRADHGKPRLLPQAELERYCELIAALKLRTTNKKGRHLSTGRAIELMEDYGVETAQGLVKAPKGLLRRPTVNRYLLLLRLDQPRLLREPPAVRFQAEYSNDCWQFDMSPSDLKHIDKPEWIDPSKGQPTLMLFSVVDDRSGVCYQEYRCVYGEDAESALRFLFNAMAAKADAGFPFQGRPKMIYLDNGPVAKSRVFQNVMQALGIEWQTHIPAGKDGNRTTARSKGKVERPFRTVKEAHETLYHFHKPETEKQANHWLMRYLLSYNDQNHRSEKHSRLTDWLTHLPTEGLRDMCTWEQFCRFARERESRKVGIDARITFPGTAYEVEPDMAGESVVILWRLFDDEMYVEFDGEKFGPYHPISGPIPLHRYRAFKRGKVGERADRIRALADQLGLPISALSGDDVRLVPPAVAVDIPKQPFDAQILEYTFPNAIAAKLAIADDLAKPLAKLSASDRAFIDQILAETLTRSVVLSRERSYFRDPKRGEEHAS; encoded by the coding sequence ATTCCAGTTGATTCACTTCTGCAATTGCGGCAGCGGCTTGATTGCTTGCCGCCGAAAAGTCCTGAACGAGCTACCCAGGTTGCGGCGGTAGCCGAACTGTACGGCATTTCAATAACAACCGTCTATCGAGCCCTACATGCCTTCCGAAAACCGCATGCCGCCCATCGTGCCGACCATGGCAAGCCACGGCTATTGCCACAAGCTGAATTGGAGCGCTACTGTGAACTGATAGCGGCACTGAAGCTACGCACCACAAACAAGAAGGGACGCCACCTTTCCACTGGACGAGCCATTGAGCTCATGGAAGACTACGGTGTGGAAACCGCACAGGGTTTGGTCAAAGCTCCCAAGGGGCTATTGCGCCGCCCAACGGTCAATCGCTATCTGCTGTTGTTGCGACTGGATCAGCCTCGCCTGTTGCGCGAACCACCAGCCGTTCGATTCCAGGCAGAGTATAGCAACGATTGTTGGCAATTCGACATGTCGCCATCCGATCTCAAACACATCGACAAACCTGAATGGATCGATCCATCAAAGGGACAACCGACCTTGATGTTGTTTAGTGTGGTGGATGATCGTAGTGGCGTCTGCTATCAGGAATATCGATGCGTGTATGGCGAAGATGCAGAGTCCGCGCTACGCTTTCTCTTCAATGCGATGGCAGCCAAAGCTGATGCCGGCTTCCCGTTTCAGGGGCGCCCCAAGATGATCTATCTGGATAATGGGCCGGTAGCCAAAAGCAGGGTGTTCCAGAACGTGATGCAGGCACTCGGCATTGAATGGCAAACCCACATTCCGGCTGGCAAAGATGGCAACCGCACAACAGCTCGTTCTAAAGGTAAGGTCGAGCGTCCATTCCGAACAGTGAAAGAGGCTCACGAAACGCTATACCATTTTCATAAGCCGGAAACTGAGAAGCAGGCTAATCATTGGCTGATGCGTTACCTGCTGAGTTACAACGATCAGAATCACCGCTCCGAAAAACATTCCCGTTTGACGGATTGGCTGACCCATTTACCCACAGAGGGGTTGCGCGACATGTGTACCTGGGAACAATTCTGTCGTTTTGCTCGTGAACGCGAATCGCGCAAAGTAGGTATTGATGCGCGAATTACGTTTCCCGGCACTGCTTACGAGGTGGAACCAGACATGGCGGGTGAGTCAGTTGTCATACTATGGCGCCTATTCGACGACGAAATGTATGTTGAGTTCGATGGTGAAAAGTTTGGGCCTTACCACCCAATATCTGGTCCAATCCCACTGCATCGGTACCGCGCATTCAAGCGCGGCAAAGTCGGAGAACGTGCGGATCGAATTCGGGCCTTGGCTGATCAGCTTGGCCTACCGATTTCAGCGCTGTCTGGCGACGATGTGCGCTTGGTACCGCCTGCGGTGGCTGTGGATATACCTAAACAGCCCTTTGATGCCCAGATACTGGAATATACGTTTCCCAATGCGATTGCCGCCAAGTTGGCCATTGCTGACGACTTAGCCAAACCGTTAGCAAAACTTTCGGCATCTGACCGCGCTTTCATCGACCAGATTCTGGCCGAGACCCTGACGCGTAGCGTTGTGCTGTCACGGGAGCGTAGCTACTTCCGTGACCCAAAAAGAGGAGAAGAACATGCGAGTTGA
- a CDS encoding recombinase family protein, producing MALYGYARVSTNDQDFTLQEQALRAAGCEVIRAEKVSGTSRTDRTELQVLLDFLRPGDTLVVTRIDRLARSIKDLQDIVYTLKEQGVTLKATEQPIDTRSAAGKAFLDMLGVFAEFETNLRRERQLEGIAAAKSRGVYRGRKPSVNTAEIQRLRLEDKLGATEIARRLGVGRATVYRALANREQQA from the coding sequence ATGGCACTCTATGGATATGCTCGCGTTTCCACTAACGATCAAGATTTTACTCTGCAAGAACAAGCATTACGCGCTGCTGGCTGTGAAGTCATCAGGGCAGAGAAAGTATCCGGAACCAGCCGGACTGATCGGACTGAACTTCAGGTGCTACTGGATTTCTTGCGGCCTGGGGACACGCTTGTTGTCACTCGAATCGACCGTCTTGCGCGGAGCATAAAAGATCTTCAAGACATCGTATACACGCTGAAGGAGCAAGGTGTCACTCTAAAGGCGACAGAGCAACCTATCGACACGCGCAGTGCCGCAGGTAAAGCTTTCCTGGACATGCTGGGCGTTTTTGCCGAATTTGAAACCAATCTCCGGCGTGAACGGCAGCTTGAAGGTATTGCTGCCGCAAAATCTCGCGGCGTCTACCGTGGTCGCAAGCCTTCGGTTAATACTGCCGAAATCCAGCGTCTTCGTCTCGAAGATAAACTGGGCGCAACAGAAATTGCGCGGCGGCTGGGTGTTGGTCGTGCCACAGTGTATCGCGCACTGGCTAACCGTGAACAACAAGCATAA
- a CDS encoding AAA family ATPase — MRVDVMQHYGLTQPFSQTGYFETELHKQLLKDIKGAIQEGRLIAVCGVVGSGKTVTMRRLQQQLKEENKVTVSKSLTVEKHSVKLTTLIAALFYDISTDKKVHIPKGEQRERELRDPPVPISPETPTPRKLEYKGRPES; from the coding sequence ATGCGAGTTGACGTGATGCAGCATTACGGACTTACACAGCCATTCAGTCAGACCGGATATTTCGAAACAGAGCTACACAAGCAGCTGCTCAAGGACATCAAGGGGGCCATCCAGGAAGGTCGGCTCATTGCTGTGTGCGGAGTTGTTGGTAGCGGCAAGACCGTGACCATGCGGCGTTTACAGCAGCAATTGAAGGAAGAAAACAAAGTCACCGTCTCGAAATCGCTGACGGTCGAGAAGCACAGCGTTAAGCTGACCACGCTGATTGCAGCCTTATTTTACGATATCTCCACCGACAAGAAAGTGCATATACCCAAGGGCGAACAGCGCGAACGGGAATTGCGCGACCCCCCTGTGCCAATATCACCTGAGACACCTACCCCTCGGAAATTAGAGTATAAAGGTAGGCCAGAATCATGA